The nucleotide sequence AGTTTGCATGCAACGAGATAAGGGGAAGATGGAAGGTACCTGCCAGCCGGCTTCGATGGTGTTGAGGTCGTTGCCGAAGGTGCCGGAGATGACCCAGATCTGGGAGAGGCTGAActccgccgccgacgccacccTGGCCGGCCACACGTTCAGGCTCGCCTTGGCGCCGTAGAACTGGTCGCCGGTCACGTACCCCACCGCGTGCTGCACCACACATACGCCAAACGTCCATCATCAAGCCAAGGTCCATGCCATCCACGTACGGACGCTAATGAATGCCACTGACTGCCAGCCAGCGCGCGCGCTAGCTAGCCGGGCGGCGCCATTACCGCCGCTGCCGCGGTTGTCGCCGCGCCGATCGCCATTGCATCGCCATCCCCGGCCAGTGCCCCAATCAATGTCCTGTGCGCGCACAGACGCAGGTTGATGCTAGCTATGCCCAGCACAATCAATGTTATCCAGCTACTGCGCGCTATACTATTGAGCGATCGTGTGGGATCATGATTTGGTCGCGTGGTTAAGGCCGCAGTTACTGGCTACGAGCCTACGACTGTTGGTCAGTGAAGCCGCTGTCGATCAATTTTCGATGGTACCGCTAATCTGGTGGGTCAGTATTGATGATGACGATTGATGAGATCGCCGTACGTGCTCGTTAGTTTCAGCTGGGCGTGGTAGGAAGTACCTCGTGGCCGTCGCTGGTGGAGTCGCGGCGGACGCCGGCCGCGTGGGGCTTCATCCCGTACCGCCGGAGGGAGCCGGAGTGCCGCCGCAGGTCGCTGTCCGTGGTCCGCCGTATCGGGACCGTCCCGCCGGGGCACGACTCGCCGCCGTCGCTCCACGCCTGCGGGAACACGGCGTCCCCTTCTTCCTCCGCAGCGTCGGCGCTGGTCTTGGGCCTCTCCTCCGGCTCAGGCTGCAAACAAAAAAGACAATCTCTACTTCAGGACGACGGCCGCTGATCGGTAAAAGACAGACAAATAAGAATGCAGCATTGGTGTAGTTGGCTACAGAGAAGGGAAGGATGGGATGGGCGACCTCTGGCTTTTGGCCCCTCAACGTTGGGTGGTCAAACGCCGGCTGGAGGTGCGCCGGCACGCAGTGGATGATGTCGCCGTCGGCGCTCTGCGTGCAAAAACAAATTCGTCAAACATTTTGCCACAAGAAAAGAAAAGTATGGCGAACAAGGTGGTCGAGAGATTGAGGTCGGGGGTCAAACATCCATGGCCCGCTCATGCAAAAGAAGCAAAGCCACTCACCTGGATGGTCTTGACGGAGGCCTTCTTCATCCGGTCCATCTGGGCCACGATGCTCTGGTACGCTCGCAGCTCGTCCCCAGAACGGAACTCCGCCGTCCGTGTGCCGttgcccctgccgccgccgctggccgACACCGACAACGCGCAAGAGACGACgagcagcagcaccagcagcaaGGGGACGGCTGGTCTGGGCCTCTTGCCGCAGCAGCTAGACGCCATCGACGCCCGTgcgtgggcttcttcttctcttggattcacctcaaaaCCTCGTAGACAGGGAGTAGAGTCGTTGTTGCTCGCTTGTCTGTATCCGCTTCCACCGGATCGCCTGCTTGTCCTCTTCCCCGCCTCCTCCCCTGCCCCTATCGCTTGGCTTCTTCTTCCCTTGACCGCCCGAGAGAGACTACTCGACTATAAATATAGGAGCGCGGTGGAGGTGGAGTGTGGCTGAGCTGAGGCGCCGAGCCTCGCTCGATGTCAAGCTGGAAGGTCAACCAATGTCGCCGTGCAGCGGTTGGGGGTGGGGATGGGGAGGGTGGGggagctgagcttgaagctttgAAGTGATGTGGTGGACGCATTGATGAGTTCCGACACGGCGGGATGAGATATTGAGATGAGCTTCAAGTTGAGTTGCGCGCGGCTGTGGCTTGGGTTGCAGCTGGGGCACGCTTTTTCCCGAGGAGAAAGACACGCCCCTGCCCCGCGCTACCCATGCCTAGCCATGGCATCATCTCATTTTATATCATGCTTGGGTCCATGGTCCTGTCCCCCTCTCCACATTCCCTTCCCTTCCCCCGCTCCTCCCCCCATGAACAAAAAAGAAAGGTCGGAGCTGGCTGGCTGGATGGATTACTGCAAGCAAAGCACCATCGTCGATGCAGATGCAGACAGTGGGGGTTCAGCTCAGTCCCAGTGGCGCGTACTCCTACCACTGCCGCTCAACTTTGCTCCGTCAGGGGAATAAAGAAAGAAACAGAGCGTGTGTGCGCGCGCTCTGGGGCATGGCATGGCATCGCACCGCACGCGTCCTTGGGTGAGTGTGCATTGCACCGAGGAGAGGAGCGAGCGAGCGACTCACTCTTCCTCCGCTTTTTCCTTTGGAAAGGCGggcaggggagggtggcggccATGTGCCAGGGGGGTGGGGGCGGGAATTTTCAAAGGCCGGCTCCGACCGGCGGTGGCCTTCAGCTGGTGCAATCATGAGCCAGCGCCCCGCGCTTCCTATCCCTGTCCGCCATGATAGAAATCGCTTCCTTGTAGCTACCTCCTTGGAGCAACCAGCAGCACCTCTCGATCCGTCGATCGgcacccatgcatgtatgacagtGCAGCCATGGCTTTTGTTCTCTTTCTCTTTCCACTGTACGTCTTTGACAGCCATGGTTAGTGTTGAGATCGGATCCAGATGAGATGAGAGATCACGTACGTGCACGTAGTGCACCTTTGGCTTTGATCATTGTTCACTTTCGCGGCCAAATTTTAAGTGATCGATTCGGTTGCCTGCTTTTCCTTATCAGATACGGAATCGTCTTTAATTCGCTCAAAGTAGCTAAGCACGGCACTGCACTGCTCCTCAAGTCAAATCTGAATTAAGCTATGCGTGTGCCGTGCGCATCTACAAAACTCACCTAGAATACTCTGCACATGCCATAGCCGTCCACTGTCTCCCAGCACAGCACCCGAAAGTTCTTCTTCGGTCTTTTCCCTAACAAAAGCGACCGACGGCGACATCATTGGCGTCGCAAATGCGATTGCAACCTGCACAAGCAACATATCTCCGTCTTCATGGCGCCATGCCCATGCATTGCAAATTTGCAATGCATTTGATGCGCCTTCCCTCCCTGGCCAGTGCAAGCCGGAGGGCTGTTGGTTGACAACACTGTACGTTCCCAGCACCGCCATGATCACTGCTACTATATCTCCCCAAGTCCCAACAGCAAAGAGAGTACCATGCACATTGAATTGAATTGCACTGCCAGAGGAGGGAGAGACATGTACTACTCTCCCACGAATGGGGTAGGCCCCCATGCATGGCGAGAGGAGCAGCCCTTAAATGGTCAGGTATGCCTTAATTTCTTGAGGACTACTCTCCTCTCCGGCTCTCCCCCACTTTGCTTTGCTTTGCTAGCTGCACTGCGCCAGAAATCTTTAACATTTGGCTTCTCTCTCCCGCACCTACCGGTGCCAGACGCGCCCCCGCACGCACATACACACAGTGCTCAGGGTTCATAAAAAGGGGGAGGTCACTCGGGCCAGGTCCACATGAGCCATGAGCCCACTGCCTGCTTCTGCTTTTGCAAAGAGCGTGGCTGTGTGGGGGAAACAGTAAGATACTCTCTCACTCTCACTATCAGTGGGAGCTGAGAAATTTGCTGTTTGCTCTTGCAAGGAGTGTGGGGAATGTGTGTATGCTATGCATCAAATGCTTGAAGCATGCGGCAGTGGATTTGATTATGCGGGAAGATGAAATCAGGGGAAGCGATGCGGCTTGGGTTTTGGTGCCACTGCATGCAATCCTTTTTTGTTCCTTAGAATAGCTGGCCACGCTTCTTTTCATGATCTCAAGGCCTGACCGGCTGGCTGGCAAGGCAAATATACTCTCTTTCTTTCATGCCATGCTTGTTCCCTTGACTGACATTTTGATGCACACCACCAGCTAACCTGCATGCCGTGCCTACTGTCTACTGAACACAGCATGCTTATTATCATTCTGTTTAGAGTACCTTTATTCTGCATCCCCTTTTGGTTACCTTCTGGATTATGTACATGCTGGCAGCGGATTGAAACAATGCGTGAAAACTTAGGTTTGGAAGGTGATGGTGCAAAGGTACTTTTTCCAGAGTAATAATAATGAGAGAGCATACCCCCGATCTGGGTGGCAGAGAGCAACTATGGGAATGGCTACGCGTCAATCTACTGATTTtcaaatttgggtcagtcgatcgTTTTTGGCTGTTGGATGCAGATCGAACGGTGGGCAGGCCTTCATCTTCCCCCGGTTTCTTCTCTCCCCCAGGCCGCCGCACGGGCCGTCAGTCGAACCACCTGTGACCAccacccgcggccggcggcgcTCGCGCGCAGCCTCGCCGCCCTGCCCTATCCGGAACCGCTTCCTACCGCCgtccctggccatccctctagccccgccCGCATCCAATTTTTTTCTCCGGCAAAGTtgcaccaccgcccccaccctaaatcctaagatagataatgggatAGCCCTTCAATGAgcaccttccttctccttccttccctccggcgAACTCTCAAAAACGACTAACCCCAAATTTGAAggtcactcgactgagatttagctAATGTGAGCTCCTATATATTGTGAACAGGAGAAAGCAACGCGAGCGTTGCGTTGATCCTAGAGGGCTGCTAGCTCCCACCAAACCTTTCTCCTCTCGCTCACCTCGCGGCCGCCTGTTGAATTATGTGTCAGTTTTTTTAGAGAGAACGCGATCGGCTTTATTCATCAAAAAATAACATTACATAGAGTTCCCCAGATACAGTCTGGAAGAGAATGGAAAAATACTCGGATTAACAGAGTgcatacatggtttagttgatagaTGAGCAGCTAAATACAATACTAGCAAACATGCTTTGTGACGACACGACTTTCTTTCTCCTCTCTCCGGCAACCGCTGGCGATGGAGCAACGGCGAGATTTTCATCCCAAGTGGTTGCATCCCCGATGATGGAGATCTTAGCACATTGTTGAAGCCATGAGGAAGATGGACCACATTGCAAAGTTCAATTCGGGCTTATGATCTTTTCTGTAAAGTTCTTGCTCTGGGTTGTTATTATCTTTTCTTTAGAGATCCTTGGAGCAGCTGTACTGAAATTCAAAATGAATGATGTTTTTTCTGGTTCATTCGGGACCCATCTATTGTTCAAAAAGATCTTCTTAATCCTGGATGGCCATAAAGTTTGATATTTCGAATTCAAAGGCTCATAGTACTAGGTTAAAAAAAGACCCCATGCATGCAGTTTGATAGGGCATGTTTGGTAGCCCGCATGCTCGTCAGGCAGGCTTTGTGGATGCAGTTTTGACCCGTTTGGTAGCATGCAAATACTATTGGGCCGGCATGGCACATTGTTTAAAGCACCTCTCAGCCTGGCTATAGAGGGATGGCCGACCCAACCATTTCTAGCGGGCCAGGTCCAAACGGGCGCAACAGTCTCCATTGAACCGACCTAGTGGCTCTGATGGTGCAGTTTGTACATAGGTTTGCACGTGTTTGTGTTTTGCGGTAAGAGAGGCATTGGCAATTGCCGAAGATCTTTATGTCCAGAAGATTCAAGTGGCATCAGATTGCAAGAATGTGGTGGATGATATAAATCAGGGATCGTCAGCGGATCACGCGGCTATTATACATGAAATAATAGAGCGATCAATTGTTTTTCATGCTTGTAATTTTATCCACAATTTTAGGAGCTTgaatttcgaggctcacaatctcACTAGGCATGCACTTTCACTTGGGTTTGGACGCCGTGTTTGGTTAGGCCAACCTGGGGACTTGAGTTTTATTCTTGTAAATGTTCTGACAATTTGAATAAAGCCTAGCGAGAATGTCTCAAAAAAACGTGTTTGTGT is from Triticum aestivum cultivar Chinese Spring chromosome 3A, IWGSC CS RefSeq v2.1, whole genome shotgun sequence and encodes:
- the LOC123060269 gene encoding uncharacterized protein, with amino-acid sequence MASSCCGKRPRPAVPLLLVLLLVVSCALSVSASGGGRGNGTRTAEFRSGDELRAYQSIVAQMDRMKKASVKTIQSADGDIIHCVPAHLQPAFDHPTLRGQKPEPEPEERPKTSADAAEEEGDAVFPQAWSDGGESCPGGTVPIRRTTDSDLRRHSGSLRRYGMKPHAAGVRRDSTSDGHEHAVGYVTGDQFYGAKASLNVWPARVASAAEFSLSQIWVISGTFGNDLNTIEAGWQVSPQLYGDNSPRFFTYWTSDAYQATGCYNLHCSGFVQTNRRIAIGAAISPASAYNGRQFDISLLIWKDPRRGHWWLQLGSGPLVGYWPSSLFSHLGGHANMVQFGGEVVNTRPSGSHTPTQMGSGHFPREGFNRAAYFRNVQVVDWDNNLLPARDLRLVADHPACYGIQGGYNRAWGNYFYYGGPGRNVHCP